A single region of the Streptomyces sp. ITFR-16 genome encodes:
- a CDS encoding lantibiotic dehydratase yields MYRHADASMIRTSVVPLDAPALDWPGEEADVEETRTWIEDVWADDSRAAAISHASPLLAHAVRDLVAGKPVKPSRLRRLSRSLARYLLRMRYRATPFGLFAGPTVARIGKEAHVHWGPLTRATARADVAWLHAITTALESDLSVLRCLAVVADPTHVVRGSRITVVNQPGEDGPTDTSLRRARAAEVALRLARTPVPVRELAAELGIEYPEVAEAAIEDMIRTLVTHRVLLTELQAPMTAPDALGHLIARLDESGADTRTSDRLRDVHRVLDRHNRALPAEQPGLRAQATGAMAALSGVTEQSFVVNVRPDGDVILPEAVAREAEQALSLMARITPYPRGSAAWQDYRARFLDRYSLGTVVPVRELTSPDTGLGFPVGYRGTVLPRPALATTPRDEHLLALAQNAALTDRREIVLTQEDVEALSVGDPVALPAHVELCFTVFAQSTRALTEGRFALSTVGLSLAAGTLTGRFLPMLDAADQARMKDAYRALPTLTEGAARAQVSSPPLRRHTSNVGRAPLVAPEVLAIGEHNPDATVDLDDLGVVGDAERLCLVFLSTGQCLEPSVMSAVELSSATHPLVRFLTEVHRFHTAIPLPFAWGVAARLPFLPEVRHGRTILSAACWQLRARDLPEADRWTEDFINWRTRYGVPRTVFVGSTDQQLRLDLDQAGHRDLLRAELERHRTLSLHEAPEESAYGWIGRAHEVTMSFAADQPTAPAPSRHTVARREDGQTPGTADTGYLKLYGSADRADEVLSAHLPRLLTDVATVLREPFPNEDSAELVDDLSDPAAWFVRYADPDPHLRIRFSLPRPGDFADTAWEVARWADALREEGLIQRVQWDTYVPEAGRYGTGPALAAAEAYFAADSAAALAQMRLGLPAELRPAITAASYMDIASGFLGSPGAAHAWLTEHLLRADGATAPRHTQALVLRLTENDNQGTSLSDFPGGDAVRDAWQRRRSALSRYHSKLLRPGPAPESVLPSLLHMHHNRVAGIDPDAEALCRRMVRAAALSWTVRTEGAAR; encoded by the coding sequence ATGTACCGCCACGCTGACGCGAGCATGATCAGGACATCGGTGGTCCCGCTCGACGCCCCCGCCCTCGATTGGCCGGGTGAAGAGGCTGACGTCGAGGAGACCCGCACCTGGATCGAAGACGTCTGGGCGGACGACTCCCGCGCAGCGGCCATCAGCCACGCCTCTCCCCTACTGGCTCATGCCGTCCGGGACCTGGTGGCGGGCAAGCCGGTCAAACCCAGCCGCCTTCGCCGGCTCAGCCGGTCCCTGGCCCGCTACCTGCTCAGGATGCGTTACCGGGCGACCCCCTTCGGGCTGTTCGCCGGGCCGACCGTCGCGCGTATCGGGAAGGAGGCACACGTTCACTGGGGTCCACTGACCCGCGCGACCGCGCGCGCCGACGTCGCGTGGCTGCACGCCATCACCACCGCGTTGGAGAGCGACCTGTCCGTCCTGCGCTGCCTGGCGGTCGTTGCCGACCCCACCCACGTCGTACGGGGCTCCCGGATCACCGTGGTGAACCAGCCCGGCGAGGACGGGCCGACTGACACCAGCCTGCGACGTGCCCGTGCCGCCGAAGTGGCCCTGCGGCTCGCTCGCACCCCCGTCCCGGTCCGCGAACTGGCGGCCGAACTCGGCATCGAGTACCCCGAGGTCGCCGAGGCAGCCATTGAGGACATGATCCGCACACTGGTCACGCACCGGGTACTGCTGACCGAACTCCAGGCGCCGATGACCGCCCCTGACGCTCTTGGCCACTTGATCGCCCGGCTCGATGAGAGCGGCGCCGACACACGGACGTCCGACCGGCTTCGCGATGTCCACCGTGTTCTCGACCGTCACAACCGTGCTCTTCCCGCCGAGCAGCCGGGCCTGCGCGCGCAGGCCACTGGCGCGATGGCCGCACTCAGCGGCGTCACCGAGCAGAGCTTCGTTGTGAACGTGCGCCCGGACGGTGACGTGATCCTGCCCGAAGCCGTGGCCCGCGAGGCGGAGCAGGCTCTGAGCCTGATGGCCCGGATCACGCCCTATCCGCGCGGCTCGGCGGCCTGGCAGGACTACCGGGCACGGTTCCTGGACCGCTACAGCTTGGGCACCGTAGTCCCGGTCCGTGAACTGACCAGCCCTGACACCGGCCTGGGCTTCCCCGTCGGGTATCGCGGCACGGTTCTGCCCCGCCCCGCCCTCGCCACGACGCCGCGCGACGAACATCTGCTTGCCCTCGCACAGAACGCCGCGCTGACCGACCGGCGCGAGATCGTCCTCACCCAGGAAGATGTCGAAGCGCTGTCCGTCGGGGATCCGGTGGCACTCCCGGCCCACGTCGAACTGTGCTTCACCGTCTTCGCGCAGTCCACCCGCGCGCTGACGGAGGGACGGTTCGCCCTCTCCACCGTCGGCCTGTCCCTCGCTGCCGGTACCCTCACCGGCCGCTTCCTGCCGATGCTGGACGCGGCCGATCAAGCTCGGATGAAGGACGCGTACAGGGCCCTGCCGACCCTGACCGAAGGCGCGGCTCGTGCTCAGGTCTCCTCGCCTCCACTGCGCCGGCACACCTCCAATGTCGGGCGTGCTCCCCTGGTCGCCCCCGAGGTACTGGCCATCGGCGAGCACAACCCGGACGCCACCGTCGACCTGGACGACTTGGGGGTCGTCGGTGACGCCGAACGCCTCTGCCTCGTCTTCCTCTCCACGGGACAGTGCCTGGAACCCTCGGTGATGAGCGCGGTGGAGTTGAGTTCCGCCACACACCCCCTGGTCCGCTTCCTGACCGAGGTCCACCGCTTCCACACCGCCATCCCCCTGCCCTTCGCCTGGGGCGTCGCAGCCCGGCTGCCGTTCCTTCCAGAAGTGCGCCACGGCCGCACCATCCTGTCGGCAGCCTGCTGGCAACTGCGCGCCCGCGACCTTCCTGAAGCCGACCGGTGGACGGAGGACTTCATCAACTGGCGCACCCGCTACGGCGTGCCGCGCACGGTGTTCGTCGGTTCCACCGATCAGCAGCTCCGCCTGGACCTCGACCAGGCCGGTCACCGAGACCTCCTGCGAGCGGAGTTGGAACGTCACCGCACCCTGTCCTTGCACGAAGCGCCGGAGGAGAGCGCCTACGGCTGGATCGGCCGCGCCCATGAGGTGACCATGTCCTTCGCCGCCGACCAGCCCACCGCCCCCGCACCGAGCCGGCACACTGTCGCCCGCCGGGAGGACGGCCAGACCCCCGGCACTGCCGACACCGGATACCTGAAGCTGTACGGGAGCGCCGACCGCGCCGACGAAGTACTCAGCGCTCACCTCCCGCGTCTGCTCACGGACGTGGCCACGGTGCTCCGGGAGCCCTTCCCGAACGAGGACTCTGCCGAGCTGGTCGATGATCTGTCGGACCCGGCGGCGTGGTTCGTCCGGTACGCCGACCCCGACCCCCATCTCCGCATCCGCTTCAGCCTTCCCCGGCCCGGCGACTTCGCCGATACAGCCTGGGAAGTGGCCCGGTGGGCCGACGCGCTGCGTGAGGAGGGCCTGATCCAGCGCGTGCAGTGGGACACCTACGTGCCCGAAGCCGGCCGCTACGGGACCGGCCCCGCCCTGGCCGCTGCCGAGGCCTACTTCGCCGCCGACTCGGCTGCCGCGCTGGCGCAGATGCGCCTCGGCCTCCCCGCAGAACTGCGCCCGGCCATCACGGCCGCCTCGTACATGGACATCGCCTCCGGCTTCCTCGGCTCCCCCGGCGCCGCACACGCCTGGCTGACCGAACACCTGCTGCGCGCCGACGGCGCGACGGCACCCCGGCACACGCAGGCACTCGTCCTGCGGCTCACCGAGAACGACAACCAGGGCACGTCCCTGAGCGATTTCCCCGGCGGCGACGCCGTGCGCGACGCCTGGCAGAGGCGCCGCAGCGCGCTTTCCCGCTACCACAGCAAGCTCCTGCGCCCGGGCCCCGCGCCGGAGAGCGTGCTGCCGTCCCTCCTGCACATGCACCACAACCGCGTCGCCGGAATCGACCCCGACGCCGAGGCCCTGTGCCGACGCATGGTCCGCGCCGCCGCACTGTCCTGGACCGTCCGCACCGAAGGAGCCGCGCGGTGA
- the gcl gene encoding glyoxylate carboligase — protein sequence MTAARAAVEILKREGVSNAFGVPGAAINPFYAALKASGGVHHTLARHVEGASHMAEGYTRARPGNIGVCIGTSGPAGTDMITGLYSAIADSIPILCITGQAPTAVLHKEDFQAVDIASIAKPVTKAATTVLEAAQVPGVFQQAFHLMRTGRPGPVLIDLPIDVQLTEIEFDPDLYEPLPVHKPAASRKQIERAIEMLNASERPLLVAGGGIINADASALLVEFAELTGVPVVPTLMGWGIIADDHELNAGMVGLQTSHRYGNANFLESDFVLGIGNRWANRHTGKLDVYTKGRTFVHVDIEPTQLGKIFAPDLGIASDAKAALELFVEVARELKAAGKLKDRSQWAASTQERKATLQRRTHFDNVPLKPQRVYEEMNRAFGPETRYVTTIGLSQIAGAQMLHVYRPRHWINCGQAGPLGWTIPAALGVATADPEGSVVALSGDYDFQFMLEELAVGAQHRIPYVHVLVNNSYLGLIRQAQRNFDIDFQVNLEFENLNSPELGVYGVDHVKVVEGLGCKAIRVTEPDQLLPAFEEAKKLAAEHRVPVVVEAILERVTNIAMSGTDIASVNEFEDVATEPGHAPTAIRPYAKA from the coding sequence ATGACCGCTGCCCGAGCGGCAGTTGAGATCCTCAAGCGCGAAGGCGTCAGCAACGCGTTCGGTGTGCCGGGCGCGGCGATCAACCCCTTCTACGCGGCCCTCAAGGCCTCCGGCGGGGTTCACCACACGCTCGCCCGTCACGTCGAGGGCGCCTCCCACATGGCGGAGGGCTACACCCGGGCCCGCCCGGGCAACATCGGCGTCTGCATCGGTACGTCGGGACCGGCCGGCACCGACATGATCACCGGCCTGTACTCCGCCATCGCGGACTCGATCCCGATCCTGTGCATCACCGGCCAGGCCCCGACCGCCGTGCTCCACAAGGAGGACTTCCAGGCGGTCGACATCGCCTCGATCGCGAAGCCGGTCACCAAGGCGGCCACCACCGTCCTGGAGGCCGCGCAGGTCCCCGGCGTCTTCCAGCAGGCCTTCCACCTGATGCGCACCGGCCGCCCCGGCCCGGTCCTGATCGACCTGCCGATCGACGTCCAGCTCACCGAGATCGAGTTCGACCCCGATCTGTACGAGCCGCTGCCGGTGCACAAGCCCGCCGCGTCCCGCAAGCAGATCGAGCGCGCGATCGAGATGCTGAACGCCTCCGAGCGCCCGCTGCTCGTCGCGGGCGGCGGCATCATCAACGCCGACGCCTCCGCACTCCTGGTGGAGTTCGCCGAGCTGACCGGCGTCCCGGTCGTGCCCACCCTGATGGGCTGGGGCATCATCGCCGACGACCACGAGCTGAACGCCGGCATGGTCGGCCTCCAGACCTCGCACCGCTACGGCAACGCGAACTTCCTGGAGTCCGACTTCGTCCTCGGCATCGGCAACCGCTGGGCCAACCGCCACACCGGCAAGCTGGACGTCTACACGAAGGGCCGCACCTTCGTCCACGTCGACATCGAGCCCACCCAGCTGGGCAAGATCTTCGCCCCCGACCTCGGCATCGCCTCCGACGCCAAGGCCGCGCTGGAGCTGTTCGTCGAGGTCGCGCGCGAGCTGAAGGCGGCCGGCAAGCTGAAGGACCGCTCGCAGTGGGCGGCCTCCACACAGGAGCGCAAGGCGACCCTCCAGCGGCGCACGCACTTCGACAACGTCCCGCTGAAGCCGCAGCGCGTCTACGAGGAGATGAACCGGGCGTTCGGCCCGGAGACCCGGTACGTCACCACGATCGGCCTCTCCCAGATCGCGGGCGCGCAGATGCTGCACGTCTACCGGCCGCGCCACTGGATCAACTGCGGCCAGGCGGGCCCGCTCGGCTGGACGATCCCGGCCGCGCTGGGCGTCGCGACCGCCGACCCCGAGGGCTCGGTCGTCGCGCTCTCCGGCGACTACGACTTCCAGTTCATGCTGGAGGAACTGGCGGTCGGCGCCCAGCACCGCATCCCGTACGTGCACGTCCTGGTCAACAACTCCTACCTGGGCCTGATCCGCCAGGCGCAGCGCAACTTCGACATCGACTTCCAGGTCAACCTGGAGTTCGAGAACCTCAACTCCCCGGAACTGGGCGTCTACGGCGTGGACCACGTCAAGGTCGTCGAGGGCCTGGGCTGCAAGGCGATCCGCGTCACCGAGCCGGACCAGCTGCTGCCTGCCTTCGAGGAGGCGAAGAAGCTGGCGGCCGAGCACCGGGTCCCGGTGGTGGTCGAGGCGATCCTGGAGCGCGTCACGAACATCGCGATGAGCGGTACGGACATCGCGTCGGTCAACGAGTTCGAGGACGTGGCGACGGAACCGGGCCACGCCCCGACGGCGATCAGGCCGTACGCGAAGGCCTGA
- a CDS encoding XRE family transcriptional regulator, translated as MDAIRNTVLETWMTEHGYSSNGLADAVNSAVEELTGRAGGLDGSSVRAWKAGRVMWPKSATRTALENVTGLPAVALGFVPRSRSSPTPASSQQEEPEMKRRTLIGGIAAAAAAAATAPTTASPRRIGMSDVNRLNKRFAEIIASDHRHGGQPRIEAQAAALANEALNLQNAGSATQRVRSSLYASGAAFRSSAMWAAIDGRRYDAAKAHMREAQVLSEMSGDQAIKFRIWSHAGTMYRHMGRPADAIAANDVARNLHLTRRDPLFACLGHARHAATLGVTGDATAVKHALGCAQDAFERADPDLARPAWMAGVRNGAELETLALSAYLRLGCFEQAESHAHRSLTLLPSQIQRDRAINTARLAQAQLGQGAPDAATATAMRVPAEVATQHARVTCMLREFGNSLRTSAPRSSAVDTWNEHTTSWKTTT; from the coding sequence ATGGACGCGATCCGCAACACCGTCCTTGAGACGTGGATGACCGAGCATGGGTATAGCTCCAACGGCCTTGCCGATGCCGTGAACAGCGCTGTCGAGGAGCTGACTGGACGGGCAGGCGGGCTCGACGGTTCATCGGTTCGGGCGTGGAAAGCGGGCCGAGTCATGTGGCCGAAGTCAGCCACCCGTACCGCGCTTGAGAACGTCACCGGATTACCCGCCGTCGCCTTAGGGTTCGTGCCGCGGAGCCGGTCCTCGCCCACCCCAGCGTCATCGCAGCAGGAGGAGCCCGAAATGAAGCGCCGTACCCTCATCGGCGGTATCGCTGCGGCAGCGGCCGCAGCAGCAACAGCCCCAACGACCGCGTCACCGCGCCGCATCGGCATGAGCGACGTCAACCGGCTGAACAAGCGCTTCGCCGAGATCATCGCCAGCGATCACCGCCACGGGGGACAACCCCGTATCGAGGCGCAGGCCGCTGCGCTCGCCAACGAGGCGCTGAACCTCCAGAACGCGGGCAGTGCCACTCAGCGAGTACGCAGCAGTCTCTACGCCTCCGGAGCCGCATTCCGCTCTTCTGCGATGTGGGCGGCCATCGATGGCCGGCGCTACGATGCCGCGAAGGCGCATATGCGCGAAGCCCAGGTCCTCTCGGAGATGTCGGGGGACCAGGCGATCAAGTTCCGCATCTGGAGTCACGCGGGCACCATGTACCGGCACATGGGCCGCCCCGCCGACGCGATTGCCGCCAATGATGTCGCCCGCAACCTTCACCTGACCCGCCGTGATCCGCTGTTCGCATGCCTGGGGCACGCCCGCCACGCCGCCACCCTCGGCGTCACGGGTGATGCAACTGCCGTGAAGCACGCTCTCGGCTGCGCCCAGGACGCATTCGAACGGGCTGATCCCGATCTCGCTCGTCCAGCGTGGATGGCCGGTGTGCGCAACGGCGCAGAACTCGAGACCCTCGCACTGTCGGCGTACCTCCGCCTCGGATGCTTCGAGCAGGCCGAGTCACACGCCCACCGGAGCCTGACCCTCCTTCCTTCTCAGATCCAGCGTGACCGCGCCATCAATACCGCCCGGCTCGCGCAGGCCCAACTTGGTCAGGGTGCACCCGACGCCGCTACGGCCACCGCGATGAGGGTCCCGGCCGAGGTGGCTACCCAACACGCCCGGGTCACCTGCATGCTGCGGGAGTTCGGGAATTCGTTGCGCACCTCCGCGCCGCGCAGCTCTGCCGTGGATACATGGAACGAGCACACCACCTCCTGGAAGACGACCACATGA
- a CDS encoding FxLD family lanthipeptide: MAQQMSTKPGTVLKAATDFGADAGDFDLNIETVSSAPVIGALLNDTGDNCTSTCQSACSNSTCIGS; this comes from the coding sequence ATGGCACAGCAGATGAGCACCAAGCCCGGCACCGTACTGAAGGCGGCGACGGACTTCGGCGCCGACGCCGGGGACTTCGACCTGAACATCGAGACGGTTTCCTCGGCGCCCGTCATCGGCGCGCTACTGAACGACACCGGCGACAACTGCACGTCCACCTGCCAGTCGGCCTGCTCCAACAGCACCTGCATCGGCAGCTGA
- the fxlM gene encoding methyltransferase, FxLD system, protein MDSTSTTDSVEKPPEQELRDELAESLIELGAARSARVIAAFRNVRRHLATPDADLVSTYGAEVATITKTDERGVQISSVSAPRVQAMQMEQADLAPGMSVLEIGSGGPNAALLSEVVGDTGHVVTVDIDSEVTDRASAFLKETGYRNVTVVTADAEGGVPDHAPFDRIVVTVQAADIPPAWLDQLKEGGRLVVPLRMRGMTRTVAFVRDGDRLVSDGFELCGFVPMQGVGENRVRLAVLHDVEGEQVALRLDGHPEPDTEALAKALSMPRSTRWSGVTLGGSESNEHLDLWLTTALDNLPLLAAMPGARSRGLVASVSPLGIPTLVDGGSFAYRTVRATDQEDRYELGAIGHGPRGQQLAERLVEEIQVWDREHRSDRARIEVYPAGAPDDRLPADGRRIERRHSRVSITWP, encoded by the coding sequence GTGGACAGCACGAGCACCACGGACAGCGTGGAGAAGCCGCCCGAGCAGGAGTTGCGCGATGAGCTCGCCGAGAGCCTCATTGAGCTGGGAGCCGCCCGCAGCGCCCGCGTGATCGCCGCGTTCCGGAACGTCCGTCGCCACCTGGCCACCCCTGACGCGGACCTGGTCTCGACGTACGGCGCCGAAGTCGCGACGATCACCAAGACCGACGAGCGCGGGGTGCAGATCAGCTCGGTGTCCGCGCCGCGCGTCCAGGCCATGCAGATGGAGCAGGCAGACCTCGCGCCGGGGATGTCCGTGCTTGAGATCGGCTCCGGCGGCCCCAACGCCGCCCTTCTCTCGGAAGTGGTCGGCGACACCGGTCACGTGGTGACCGTGGACATCGATTCGGAGGTGACGGACCGCGCCTCGGCCTTCCTGAAGGAAACCGGGTATCGCAACGTCACCGTGGTCACCGCGGACGCGGAGGGCGGGGTACCCGACCATGCGCCGTTCGACCGGATCGTGGTGACGGTGCAGGCCGCCGACATCCCGCCTGCCTGGCTCGACCAGCTCAAGGAGGGCGGGCGTCTCGTCGTCCCGCTACGGATGCGAGGCATGACCCGCACCGTGGCCTTCGTCCGCGACGGTGACCGGCTCGTCAGCGACGGGTTCGAGCTGTGCGGCTTCGTGCCGATGCAGGGCGTCGGGGAGAACAGGGTCCGCCTCGCCGTGCTCCACGACGTGGAGGGCGAGCAGGTCGCTCTGCGCCTGGACGGTCACCCCGAGCCGGACACCGAAGCCCTGGCCAAGGCCCTCTCGATGCCGAGGAGCACGCGGTGGTCCGGTGTGACGCTCGGGGGCAGCGAGTCCAACGAACATCTCGACCTGTGGCTGACCACCGCGCTGGACAACCTGCCACTGCTGGCAGCGATGCCGGGCGCACGTTCCCGCGGGCTCGTCGCCTCGGTCTCCCCGCTCGGCATCCCCACGCTCGTGGACGGCGGCAGCTTCGCCTACCGCACGGTGCGGGCCACGGACCAGGAGGACCGCTACGAGCTGGGCGCCATCGGTCACGGCCCGCGCGGGCAGCAGCTCGCCGAGCGCCTGGTCGAGGAGATCCAGGTATGGGACCGCGAGCACCGCAGTGACCGCGCGCGCATCGAGGTCTATCCGGCGGGCGCGCCGGACGACCGTCTTCCCGCTGACGGCCGGCGTATCGAGCGGCGGCACTCGCGGGTCTCGATCACCTGGCCGTAG
- a CDS encoding lanthionine synthetase C family protein — protein sequence MTIAPPTPDTSLSARQSLAHGPLSTALLHIERALRGTGGWTEARRILAATGPLVEGREAGLFLGAPAMAFALHLAADGTDRYAGALHTLDQVVAAHTRPRLAAAHDRIDAGLRPTFAEYDLLRGLTGVGALLLRRNPHGPELRGILDYLVRLTEPLADRAGQPLPGWWVAHAPASDQNATPGGHANAGLAHGIAGPLALLSLTMRAGVHTERQEQAIRRICRWLDQIRQNDAYGLRWPRWISHRGASPARPAAPSWCYGTPGLVRAQQLAAIVLEDNDRKRMAERALTYCLADTRRLDMLADRGLCHGVGGVLRTVQRVAADADTPGEYAHRFEPLVRRYLLAAVPEEDGFLVGRAGAALAHLDAEAATTPQGQWDICLLLT from the coding sequence GTGACCATTGCCCCACCCACCCCCGACACCTCCCTGTCCGCGCGGCAGTCCCTCGCGCACGGCCCCCTGAGCACAGCGCTGCTGCACATCGAGCGCGCACTGCGCGGTACGGGCGGCTGGACGGAGGCCCGCCGCATACTCGCCGCCACCGGCCCGCTCGTCGAGGGCCGCGAAGCCGGCCTCTTCCTCGGCGCCCCCGCAATGGCCTTCGCCCTGCACCTGGCCGCCGACGGAACCGACCGCTACGCCGGAGCCCTGCACACCCTCGATCAGGTCGTGGCCGCCCACACCCGCCCACGGCTCGCTGCCGCCCACGACCGGATCGACGCGGGCCTGCGCCCCACGTTCGCCGAGTACGACCTGTTGCGCGGCCTGACGGGGGTCGGCGCCCTGCTCCTCCGCCGCAACCCCCACGGCCCCGAGCTGCGCGGCATCCTTGACTACCTGGTCCGCCTCACCGAACCGCTCGCTGATCGCGCCGGGCAGCCCCTTCCCGGCTGGTGGGTGGCGCACGCCCCCGCCTCCGATCAGAACGCCACTCCCGGCGGGCACGCAAACGCCGGGCTCGCACACGGCATCGCCGGTCCACTCGCACTGCTCTCCCTGACCATGCGCGCAGGCGTTCACACCGAGCGCCAGGAACAGGCGATCCGACGCATCTGCCGGTGGCTGGACCAGATCCGGCAGAACGACGCCTACGGACTGCGCTGGCCGCGCTGGATCAGTCACCGCGGCGCCTCACCCGCCCGGCCCGCCGCACCGAGCTGGTGCTACGGCACACCGGGACTCGTACGCGCACAGCAGCTCGCCGCCATCGTTCTGGAAGACAACGACCGCAAACGCATGGCCGAACGAGCCCTCACCTACTGCCTGGCCGACACCCGCCGGCTCGACATGCTGGCCGACCGCGGGCTCTGCCACGGAGTCGGCGGCGTCCTCCGTACGGTGCAGCGTGTCGCAGCCGACGCGGACACTCCCGGCGAGTACGCCCACCGCTTCGAACCGCTCGTGCGGCGGTACCTGCTGGCCGCGGTCCCCGAGGAAGACGGCTTCCTCGTCGGCCGCGCGGGCGCCGCACTCGCCCACCTGGACGCCGAGGCCGCCACCACACCCCAAGGACAGTGGGACATCTGTCTCCTCCTGACATGA
- a CDS encoding thiopeptide-type bacteriocin biosynthesis protein has protein sequence MTGYDPARVEHAVHSVFSGGRVEDAARAADVPAAQLAEAVERYQAAGRAALEGTTRGWHQVNIFFVDYERAERAFRAYFLPRLRTGGPVGQWWFVRKAPHWRLRCHPAPGATARDVADHIAAILDSSKSCGATAGWHSALYEPEMIAFGGPAGLPLAHALFHTDSEGVLDYAGIYEEGPSGILGAKETSLLTMSLLMRAARLEAGEQGDVWGRVEERRPLPKDVSPQQVSAMTAPMRRLLLTDSRPLLTTGPLTPVRPWVEALRHHGRHLAEAAEASTLSIGKRAILARHILFHWNRMGFSVRQQSIWSRAAREALLGG, from the coding sequence ATGACCGGCTACGATCCTGCCCGCGTCGAGCACGCGGTCCACAGCGTCTTCAGCGGCGGGCGCGTGGAAGACGCCGCACGAGCGGCCGATGTCCCGGCCGCACAGCTCGCCGAGGCCGTAGAGCGCTACCAGGCCGCCGGCCGGGCCGCGCTGGAAGGGACCACGCGCGGCTGGCATCAGGTCAACATCTTCTTCGTGGACTACGAACGTGCCGAACGCGCCTTTCGCGCCTACTTCTTGCCCAGGCTCCGCACCGGCGGACCGGTAGGACAATGGTGGTTCGTACGGAAGGCACCGCACTGGCGCCTGCGCTGCCACCCCGCTCCCGGAGCGACCGCGCGGGACGTAGCCGACCACATCGCAGCAATCCTCGACAGCTCCAAGTCGTGCGGTGCGACCGCCGGCTGGCACTCTGCCCTGTACGAGCCGGAAATGATCGCCTTCGGCGGGCCCGCCGGGCTGCCCCTCGCACATGCTCTGTTCCACACAGACAGCGAAGGCGTCCTCGACTACGCCGGCATCTACGAGGAAGGGCCCTCCGGCATCCTGGGGGCGAAGGAAACATCGCTTCTGACCATGTCGCTCCTCATGCGGGCGGCCCGGCTCGAAGCAGGCGAGCAGGGCGACGTATGGGGCCGCGTCGAAGAGCGACGGCCCCTCCCCAAGGATGTATCGCCGCAGCAGGTCAGTGCCATGACGGCACCCATGAGACGTCTCCTGCTGACCGATTCCCGCCCCCTCCTCACGACCGGTCCCCTCACGCCCGTCCGTCCGTGGGTCGAGGCCTTGCGACACCACGGCCGCCACCTCGCGGAGGCCGCCGAGGCAAGCACACTCAGCATCGGCAAACGCGCCATTCTCGCGCGGCACATCCTGTTCCACTGGAACCGGATGGGCTTCTCCGTCCGTCAGCAATCCATCTGGTCTCGGGCAGCACGAGAGGCCCTGCTCGGAGGCTGA
- a CDS encoding GNAT family N-acetyltransferase — MRIRSARRSDLPLLQEIERAAGEPFRTVGMSWVADDDPPPLELLDGYRRAGRAWVTEGPDGLPLGYLIADPVDGAAHIEQISVHPSAARRGLGRGLIAHLDGWAAAAGLGALTLTTFSRVPWNAPYYARLGFRVLTEAELTDGLRKIRTEEAEHGLDRWPRVCMRRDVPYADVPYLTETARPQ; from the coding sequence ATGCGCATCCGCTCGGCCCGCCGCTCGGATCTCCCCCTGCTCCAGGAGATCGAACGCGCCGCGGGCGAACCTTTCCGCACCGTCGGCATGTCCTGGGTGGCCGACGACGACCCACCGCCCCTGGAGCTGCTGGACGGCTACCGCAGAGCGGGCCGTGCCTGGGTGACCGAGGGACCCGACGGGCTGCCGCTCGGCTATCTGATCGCCGACCCGGTCGACGGCGCCGCCCATATCGAGCAGATCTCCGTGCACCCATCGGCCGCCCGGCGCGGGCTGGGGCGCGGCCTCATCGCCCACCTAGACGGCTGGGCAGCCGCCGCAGGACTGGGCGCGCTGACCCTGACCACGTTCTCCCGCGTGCCGTGGAACGCGCCGTACTACGCCCGGCTCGGCTTCCGTGTCCTCACCGAGGCCGAACTCACCGACGGGCTGCGGAAGATCAGGACCGAGGAGGCGGAACACGGCCTGGACCGGTGGCCGAGGGTCTGCATGCGCCGCGACGTCCCGTACGCCGACGTGCCGTACCTCACAGAAACCGCCCGGCCACAGTGA
- a CDS encoding ATP-binding protein: MPHEQPRRSRLALADTPNAVALARLHTADVLLGWGVSSGIVDTAKLLVSELATNAVRHTEEGAAPALPLSSQSTVQTFELLVEAVPGAVRLSVWDRDVRPPVLKEVGVDATGGRGIFIVAAMSRAWGYYPARGMPGKVVWAEIALASTGPDEGRDASVSSPGRPATDDLRGSGDARADPNLIGRVLVGIKEL; this comes from the coding sequence ATGCCCCACGAACAGCCCCGGAGGAGCCGGCTCGCGTTGGCGGATACGCCCAATGCCGTGGCTCTGGCGCGGCTGCACACTGCCGATGTTCTCTTGGGCTGGGGCGTGTCCTCCGGCATCGTCGACACGGCCAAGCTCCTGGTGTCCGAGCTGGCGACCAACGCCGTGCGGCACACGGAAGAAGGCGCGGCGCCTGCGCTTCCGCTCTCGTCGCAGAGCACCGTGCAGACCTTCGAGCTGCTGGTGGAGGCCGTGCCCGGCGCCGTCAGGCTTTCGGTGTGGGACCGGGATGTGAGGCCACCCGTTCTGAAGGAGGTCGGCGTCGACGCGACGGGTGGGCGCGGGATCTTCATCGTGGCGGCCATGAGCAGGGCCTGGGGTTACTACCCGGCCCGTGGCATGCCGGGCAAAGTGGTGTGGGCGGAGATCGCACTCGCTTCCACGGGGCCGGATGAGGGGCGCGACGCTTCGGTGTCGTCCCCGGGCCGGCCCGCGACGGATGACCTCCGGGGGTCAGGGGACGCACGGGCCGACCCGAACTTGATCGGTCGCGTACTCGTCGGCATCAAAGAACTCTGA